From a single Saimiri boliviensis isolate mSaiBol1 chromosome 7, mSaiBol1.pri, whole genome shotgun sequence genomic region:
- the ARL1 gene encoding ADP-ribosylation factor-like protein 1 isoform X1, with product MGGFFSSIFSSLFGTREMRILILGLDGAGKTTILYRLQVGEVVTTIPTIGFNVETVTYKNLKFQVWDLGGQTSIRPYWRCYYSNTDAVIYVVDSCDRDRIGISKSELVAMLEEEELRKAILVVFANKQDMEQAMTPSEMANSLGLPALKDRKWQIFKTSATKGTGLDEAMEWLVETLKSRQ from the exons ATGG gtgGCTTTTTCTCAAGTATATTTTCCAGTCTGTTTGGAACTCGGGAAATGAGGATTTTAATTTTGGGATTAGATGGAGCAGGAAAAACCACAATTTTGTACAGATTACAAGTTGGAGAAGTCGTTACTACTATACCTA CCATTGGATTTAATGTAGAGACGGTGACATACAAAAACCTTAAATTCCAAGTCTGGGATTTAGGAGGACAGACGAGTATCAG gCCATACTGGAGATGTTACTATTCAAACACAGATGCAGTCATTTATGTAGTAGACAGTTGTGACCGAGACCGAATTGGCATTTCCAAATCAGAGTTAGTTGCCATGTTGGAG gaAGAAGAGCTGAGAAAAGCCATTTTAGTGGTGTTTGCAAATAAACAGGACATGGAACAGGCCATGACTCCTTCAGAGATGGCAAATTCACTTGGGCTACCTGCCTTGAAGGACCGAAAATGGCAGATATTCAAAACGTCAGCAACCAAAGGCACTGGCCTTGATGAGGCAATGGAATG gTTAGTTGAAACACTAAAAAGCAGACAGTAA
- the ARL1 gene encoding ADP-ribosylation factor-like protein 1 isoform X2 — protein sequence MRILILGLDGAGKTTILYRLQVGEVVTTIPTIGFNVETVTYKNLKFQVWDLGGQTSIRPYWRCYYSNTDAVIYVVDSCDRDRIGISKSELVAMLEEEELRKAILVVFANKQDMEQAMTPSEMANSLGLPALKDRKWQIFKTSATKGTGLDEAMEWLVETLKSRQ from the exons ATGAGGATTTTAATTTTGGGATTAGATGGAGCAGGAAAAACCACAATTTTGTACAGATTACAAGTTGGAGAAGTCGTTACTACTATACCTA CCATTGGATTTAATGTAGAGACGGTGACATACAAAAACCTTAAATTCCAAGTCTGGGATTTAGGAGGACAGACGAGTATCAG gCCATACTGGAGATGTTACTATTCAAACACAGATGCAGTCATTTATGTAGTAGACAGTTGTGACCGAGACCGAATTGGCATTTCCAAATCAGAGTTAGTTGCCATGTTGGAG gaAGAAGAGCTGAGAAAAGCCATTTTAGTGGTGTTTGCAAATAAACAGGACATGGAACAGGCCATGACTCCTTCAGAGATGGCAAATTCACTTGGGCTACCTGCCTTGAAGGACCGAAAATGGCAGATATTCAAAACGTCAGCAACCAAAGGCACTGGCCTTGATGAGGCAATGGAATG gTTAGTTGAAACACTAAAAAGCAGACAGTAA